From Cricetulus griseus strain 17A/GY chromosome 1 unlocalized genomic scaffold, alternate assembly CriGri-PICRH-1.0 chr1_0, whole genome shotgun sequence, a single genomic window includes:
- the Pdxk gene encoding pyridoxal kinase, translated as MEGECRVLSIQSHVVRGYVGNRAAMFPLQVLGFEVDAVNSVQFSNHTGYAHWKGQVLNSQELHELYEGLKMNSVNKYDYVLTGYTRDKSFLAMVVDIVQELKQQNSQLVYVCDPVMGDKWNGEGSMYVPQDLLPVYRDKVVPVADIITPNQFEAELLSGRKIHSEEEALEVMDMLHCMGPDTVVITSSDLPSPQGTDYLIALGSQRMRKPDGSTVTQRIRMEMRKVDAVFVGTGDLFAAMLLAWTHKHPDNLKVACEKTVSAMQHVLDRTIRCAKAQAGEGQKPSPAQLELRMVQSKKDIEDPEIIVQATVL; from the exons GTTTTGGGATTTGAGGTTGATGCGGTGAACTCTGTGCAGTTTTCCAATCACACAG GCTATGCCCATTGGAAGGGCCAAGTGCTGAATTCACAGGAGCTGCATGAACTGTATGAAGGTCTCAAGATGAACAGCGTGAATAAATATGACTACGTACTCACTG GTTACACGAGAGACAAGTCCTTcctggccatggtggtggacatcgtgcaggagctgaagcagcagAACTCCCAGCTCGTGTACG TGTGTGATCCCGTGATGGGCGACAAGTGGAATGGCGAAGGCTCCATG TACGTTCCTCAGGACCTCCTTCCTGTGTACAGGGACAAAGTGGTGCCTGTGGCAGACATCATCACTCCTAACCAGTTTGAAGCTGA GTTGCTGAGTGGCAGAAAAATCCACAGCGAGGAAGAAGCCCTGGAG GTGATGGACATGCTGCATTGCATGGGTCCTGACACCGTGGTCATCACCAGCTCTGACCTGCCCTCCCCACAGGGCACTGACTACCTGATCGCACTGGGCAGCCAGAGGATGC GGAAGCCTGATGGCTCCACGGTGACCCAACGCATCCGGATGGAGATGCGCAAGGTGGATGCCGTCTTCGTGGGCACTGGGGACTtgtttgctgccatgcttctgGCGTGGACACACAAGCACCCAGACAATCTGAAG GTGGCCTGTGAGAAAACTGTGTCTGCCATGCAACACGTGCTGGACAGGACCATCCGGTGTGCAAAAG CtcaggcaggagagggacagaAGCCCAGCCCGGCTCAGCTGGAGCTGAGGATGGTCCAGAGCAAAAAGGACATCGAGGACCCTGAGATCATCGTGCAGGCCACCGTGCTGTGA